A section of the Anabaena cylindrica PCC 7122 genome encodes:
- a CDS encoding AbrB/MazE/SpoVT family DNA-binding domain-containing protein: MDTSIKTRIVKIGNFQGLRISKTLLEQSGIKSEVEIEVQENHLIIRPVEQARKDWEKAFIEMAENRDDILLDDINTTEWDKAEWQW; the protein is encoded by the coding sequence ATGGATACATCAATCAAAACCAGAATAGTCAAAATCGGTAACTTCCAAGGTTTACGCATCTCCAAAACCCTATTAGAACAAAGCGGAATTAAATCAGAAGTAGAAATAGAAGTTCAAGAAAATCATCTCATTATTCGCCCAGTTGAACAAGCAAGAAAAGATTGGGAAAAAGCATTTATAGAAATGGCAGAAAACCGCGATGATATCTTATTAGATGACATCAATACAACAGAATGGGATAAAGCTGAATGGCAATGGTAG
- a CDS encoding dihem cytochrome c, translating into MSNLVKSKSPQRRLKRQLFIVMLVIFAWSIAIGFILGLATSTQAANPAASIGTVDVVPAQYQLGQELYLENCASCHIGIPPAIFPTQTWKNLIEDSQHYGVQIQPLVDPQRILVWKYLSTFSRVRLEDEATPYRFNRSRYFQALHPDVKLPKPLQVNSCVSCHPGASKYNFRSLTTEWE; encoded by the coding sequence ATGTCAAATTTAGTAAAGTCCAAATCTCCCCAACGCCGACTCAAGCGCCAACTCTTCATTGTCATGCTGGTGATTTTTGCTTGGAGTATAGCCATAGGATTCATACTAGGTTTAGCTACCAGCACCCAAGCAGCTAACCCCGCTGCCTCTATTGGCACTGTTGATGTAGTACCTGCACAATACCAACTAGGGCAAGAACTATATTTAGAAAACTGCGCCAGTTGTCACATTGGCATCCCACCAGCAATTTTTCCTACCCAAACTTGGAAAAATCTGATTGAAGATTCTCAGCACTATGGGGTACAGATTCAGCCCTTAGTAGATCCGCAGCGGATTTTGGTGTGGAAATACCTATCAACTTTTTCCCGTGTGCGACTCGAAGACGAAGCAACACCTTATCGCTTCAATAGATCACGTTATTTCCAAGCTTTGCATCCTGATGTCAAATTGCCAAAACCTTTGCAAGTTAACAGTTGTGTAAGTTGTCATCCCGGTGCTAGTAAGTATAATTTCCGTAGCCTGACGACTGAGTGGGAGTAG
- a CDS encoding class I SAM-dependent methyltransferase, which yields MFNNALRTVPGFKKIRASLDFLLNNNNQSTHWGRVVMQQETEKLVESLQPNQLKVLEISGNYWQKTEFKEYKTVEYPEYDICEMVLPETFDLIIADQVFEHLLWPYRAAKNVYQMLNPGGYFLLSTPFLIRIHDYPIDCSRWTETGLKYFLAECGFPLENTKTGSWGNRACIQANWHEWAIYRPILLQSLKNEPDFPFCVWALAQKQT from the coding sequence ATGTTTAATAACGCATTGAGAACAGTACCTGGATTTAAAAAAATTAGAGCATCTTTAGATTTTCTGTTGAATAACAATAATCAATCCACACACTGGGGTAGAGTTGTGATGCAACAAGAGACTGAAAAGCTTGTGGAAAGTTTACAGCCCAATCAATTAAAAGTTTTAGAAATATCAGGTAATTATTGGCAGAAAACTGAATTTAAGGAATATAAGACAGTTGAGTATCCTGAATACGATATTTGCGAAATGGTTCTACCAGAAACTTTTGATTTAATTATTGCTGATCAAGTATTTGAACATTTGCTTTGGCCTTATCGTGCAGCTAAAAATGTGTATCAAATGCTGAATCCTGGAGGATATTTTCTCCTATCTACACCATTTTTAATTCGTATCCATGACTATCCTATTGATTGCAGTCGCTGGACAGAAACAGGATTAAAATATTTTTTAGCAGAATGCGGATTTCCTTTAGAAAATACAAAAACAGGTTCATGGGGAAATCGCGCTTGCATTCAAGCAAACTGGCATGAATGGGCTATTTATCGTCCAATTTTATTGCAGTCATTAAAAAATGAGCCTGATTTTCCTTTTTGCGTTTGGGCATTAGCACAAAAACAAACATAA
- the secA gene encoding preprotein translocase subunit SecA, which yields MLKLLLGDPNARKLKKYQPYITEINLLEEEIQPLSDEELKGKTVEFKQRLAKGETLDDILPEAFAVVREAGRRVLGLRHFDVQLLGGVILHSGQIAEMKTGEGKTLVATLPSYLNALTGKGVHVITVNDYLARRDAEWMGQVHRFLGLSVGLIQSTMTPSERQKNYQCDITYVTNSEVGFDYLRDNMATSMADVVQPPFNYCVIDEVDSILVDEARTPLIISGQVERPTEKYLQAAEIAFTLKKDEHYEVDEKARNVLLSDEGFAESENLLGVTDLFDPEDPWAHFMFNAIKAKELFLKDVNYIVRNDEVVIVDEFTGRVLPGRRWSDGLHQAIEAKEHVEIQPETQTLATITYQNLFLLYPKLGGMTGTAKTEEVEFEKIYKLEVAIIPTNRIRRREDLSDMVFKTELGKWRAIAQECAQMHENGRPVLVGTTSVEKSELLSRLLKEIEIPHELLNARPENVEREAEIVAQAGRRGAVTIATNMAGRGTDIILGGNSEYMARLKLREYFMPRIVSPEDEDSFGMQRASGLPMGHGSGQGFAPGKKVKTWRASPEIFPTQLSKETEQLLKEAVEVAVKEYGERSLPELEAEDKVAVAAEKAPIDDPVIQKLREAYQRIKHEYEVFTSTEHDDVVSRGGLHVIGTERHESRRIDNQLRGRAGRQGDPGTTRFFLSLEDNLLRIFGGDRVAGLMNAFQVEEDMPIESGMLTRSLEGAQKKVETYYYDIRKQVFEYDEVMNNQRRAIYAERRRVLEGQDLKEQVIKYAEKTMDDIVDYYINPDLPSEEWELEKLVEKVKEFVYLLADMQPNQLEDMGMGEIKAFLHEQARIAYDMKEAQIDQIQPGLMRQAERFFILQRIDTLWREHLQQMDALRESVGLRGYGQKDPLIEYKSEGYELFLDMMVNIRRDVVYSLFMFQPQPQPTVQTSEMV from the coding sequence ATGCTAAAACTATTGTTGGGCGATCCCAACGCTCGTAAGCTTAAAAAATACCAACCTTACATTACAGAAATTAACCTCTTAGAGGAAGAAATTCAGCCACTCTCTGATGAGGAGTTAAAAGGCAAAACTGTTGAGTTTAAACAACGGCTTGCCAAAGGTGAAACACTTGATGATATATTGCCTGAAGCTTTTGCTGTTGTCCGGGAAGCGGGACGGAGAGTATTAGGGTTGCGCCACTTTGATGTGCAACTATTAGGTGGTGTGATTCTGCATAGCGGACAAATCGCCGAAATGAAAACCGGTGAAGGTAAAACTTTGGTGGCTACTTTACCGAGTTATTTAAATGCCTTAACTGGTAAAGGTGTCCATGTCATTACCGTTAACGATTATCTGGCACGTCGGGACGCGGAATGGATGGGGCAGGTACACCGATTCTTGGGATTAAGTGTAGGGCTAATTCAGTCCACTATGACTCCCAGTGAACGCCAAAAAAACTATCAGTGCGATATTACCTATGTCACCAATAGCGAAGTAGGTTTCGACTATTTGCGGGATAATATGGCGACATCTATGGCTGATGTGGTACAACCGCCGTTTAATTATTGCGTTATTGACGAGGTAGACTCGATTTTAGTGGATGAGGCGCGGACACCGCTGATTATTTCTGGACAGGTGGAAAGACCAACAGAAAAATACCTGCAAGCGGCAGAAATTGCTTTTACGCTGAAAAAAGATGAACATTATGAGGTGGATGAAAAGGCGCGTAACGTTCTTTTAAGCGATGAAGGTTTTGCAGAATCTGAAAATCTTTTGGGTGTGACAGATTTATTTGACCCGGAAGATCCTTGGGCGCATTTTATGTTTAATGCGATTAAGGCTAAGGAATTGTTTCTTAAGGATGTAAATTATATTGTCCGCAATGATGAAGTTGTGATTGTGGATGAATTTACAGGCCGGGTGCTGCCGGGACGACGTTGGAGTGATGGATTACACCAGGCAATTGAAGCGAAGGAACACGTAGAAATTCAGCCAGAAACCCAAACTTTGGCTACGATTACTTATCAAAACCTGTTTTTGCTGTATCCCAAGTTGGGGGGAATGACGGGAACTGCAAAAACGGAAGAAGTGGAGTTTGAGAAGATATACAAACTGGAAGTTGCGATTATTCCTACTAACCGCATTAGAAGACGGGAAGACCTGTCTGATATGGTGTTTAAGACGGAATTGGGTAAGTGGAGAGCGATCGCTCAAGAATGCGCCCAAATGCACGAAAATGGTAGACCTGTGTTAGTGGGTACAACCAGCGTCGAAAAATCCGAACTTCTCAGCCGACTCCTCAAGGAAATAGAAATTCCCCACGAGTTACTTAACGCTAGACCAGAAAACGTGGAACGGGAAGCGGAAATTGTCGCCCAAGCCGGACGCAGAGGGGCTGTAACTATCGCCACCAACATGGCAGGACGAGGTACAGATATCATCCTCGGTGGTAACTCCGAATATATGGCGCGGTTGAAGCTACGGGAATACTTTATGCCCCGTATTGTCAGCCCAGAAGATGAAGATAGCTTCGGTATGCAAAGGGCTTCTGGGCTACCTATGGGTCATGGTAGTGGACAAGGTTTTGCACCTGGTAAAAAGGTGAAAACTTGGCGGGCTTCCCCAGAAATTTTTCCCACTCAGTTGTCGAAGGAGACTGAACAGCTTTTAAAAGAAGCTGTAGAAGTAGCGGTGAAGGAATATGGTGAGCGCAGTTTACCAGAATTGGAAGCGGAAGATAAGGTAGCTGTAGCTGCGGAAAAAGCACCAATAGATGATCCTGTTATTCAAAAATTGCGGGAAGCTTACCAACGCATTAAGCATGAGTATGAAGTATTCACCAGCACTGAACATGATGATGTGGTGAGTAGAGGCGGTTTGCACGTTATCGGCACAGAACGCCATGAGTCACGCCGGATTGATAACCAGTTGCGCGGAAGGGCTGGTAGACAAGGTGATCCAGGCACGACAAGATTCTTCCTTAGCTTAGAGGATAACCTATTAAGGATCTTTGGGGGCGATCGCGTCGCCGGCTTGATGAATGCTTTCCAAGTAGAGGAAGATATGCCTATTGAATCAGGTATGTTAACCCGCAGTTTGGAAGGCGCACAGAAAAAGGTCGAAACCTATTACTACGACATCCGTAAACAGGTGTTTGAGTATGACGAGGTAATGAATAACCAACGTCGTGCTATTTATGCGGAACGTCGGCGGGTGCTAGAAGGTCAAGATTTGAAGGAACAGGTAATTAAATACGCTGAAAAAACGATGGATGACATCGTTGATTATTACATCAACCCTGATTTACCTTCGGAAGAATGGGAATTAGAAAAATTGGTGGAGAAGGTGAAGGAGTTTGTTTACCTGTTGGCTGATATGCAGCCTAACCAATTAGAAGATATGGGAATGGGCGAAATTAAAGCTTTCCTCCATGAACAAGCGCGAATTGCCTATGATATGAAGGAAGCGCAAATTGACCAAATTCAACCGGGTTTGATGCGTCAAGCGGAACGGTTCTTTATTCTCCAACGCATAGATACTTTGTGGCGGGAACATCTGCAACAAATGGATGCTTTGCGTGAGTCGGTTGGTTTGCGTGGTTATGGTCAAAAAGACCCGTTGATTGAGTATAAGAGTGAGGGTTATGAGTTGTTCTTGGATATGATGGTGAATATCCGCCGTGATGTGGTTTATTCGCTGTTTATGTTCCAGCCTCAGCCTCAGCCTACTGTGCAGACTTCTGAGATGGTTTAA